The following coding sequences are from one Polyodon spathula isolate WHYD16114869_AA chromosome 45, ASM1765450v1, whole genome shotgun sequence window:
- the LOC121305975 gene encoding transcription factor Spi-B-like: protein MITDGVSDETDPYSKLEGLFSSFLNGDESNTNTVWGWEDSQDPNNLEGFPPSLLTPLQNVQITSQHLPYQPLSSDTERNTEKTLHWTNSQQVYQSYTSFPASLSDHLSSAPSEDDEFRNLDSPALEVSDSESDDTIPPRDSPTYYGVPHTSLPSKRKQRLYQFLLSLLHRGEMRECVWWLDRELGIFQFSSKHKESLAHLWGAQKGNRKAMTYQKMARALRNYGKTGEIRKVKKKLTYQFDTSLLERSVRK, encoded by the exons ATG ATCACTGACGGGGTCTCGGATGAAACTGATCCCTACTCGAAACTGGAAGGTCTGTTTTCGTCCTTCTTGAACGGAGACGAGTCAAACACCA ACACAGTTTGGGGATGGGAAGACAGCCAGGACCCCAATAATTTAGAGGGGTTCCCTCCTAGCCTCCTCACCCCACTGCAGAACGTTCAGATCACATCCCAGCACCTTCCTTATCAGCCTTTGAGCAGCGACACAGAGAGAAATACAGAGAAGACTCTGCACTGGACCAACAGCCAGCAG gtCTACCAATCATACACTTCGTTTCCTGCATCGCTAAGCGACCACCTAAGCTCCGCCCCCTCAGAGGACGATGAGTTCCGAAACCTGGATAGCCCCGCCCTCGAGGTGTCAGACAGCGAATCAGATGACACGATACCCCCCCGGGACTCGCCCACTTACTATGGAG tcccccACACCAGTCTCCCCAGTAAGAGGAAGCAGCGTCTCTACCAGTTCCTCCTGTCCCTCCTCCacagaggagagatgagagagtgtGTCTGGTGGCTGGATCGAGAGCTTGGGATATTTCAGTTCTCCTCCAAGCACAAGGAATCTCTCGCTCACCTCTGGGGGGCGCAAAAGGGCAACCGCAAGGCCATGACCTACCAGAAGATGGCGCGAGCCCTGAGGAATTATGGGAAAACTGGAGAGATCCGGAAAGTGAAAAAGAAACTCACCTACCAGTTTGATACGTCACTGCTGGAGAGGAGCGTGCGCAAGTGA